One region of Bacillus zhangzhouensis genomic DNA includes:
- a CDS encoding cytochrome d ubiquinol oxidase subunit II yields MDVTTDALIAITILWGFVFIYAVMASMDFGAGFWSMIYMNREQTKAANIANKYLSPTWEVTNVFIVAIVVALFSLFPGATFVLGTVLLIPGSIILLLLALRSGFLVFSHSLPKKYRKAVTYISGISGFIIPSILIMVLPITHGGFIFQENNVYSLDLGLVFTSANVYSFVGFAIFSTLFLSSLLLADFSNVADENEAYSIYRRGALITGPLSLMMAFFIMLTLRSEANWLFTKMMQHVPILLVSLLMFLLAGLALFLPNSRFKHRKGRPRLAVIAITIQYFLASYVYGRAHLPYMAYPDITIMSGFTDPVTFRALFITYIVGFIILFPGFYFFWKLFMKDKRYIRQED; encoded by the coding sequence ATGGATGTTACAACTGATGCGCTCATTGCAATCACCATCTTATGGGGATTCGTTTTTATCTATGCAGTGATGGCATCAATGGATTTCGGCGCAGGATTTTGGTCGATGATTTATATGAATAGAGAACAAACAAAGGCCGCTAATATCGCAAATAAGTACCTTTCTCCAACATGGGAAGTGACAAACGTCTTTATTGTCGCCATCGTTGTCGCATTGTTCAGCCTGTTTCCAGGAGCGACCTTTGTACTTGGTACCGTTTTATTGATACCCGGCAGCATTATCTTATTGCTTCTTGCACTGCGAAGCGGGTTTCTCGTGTTTTCTCATTCACTGCCTAAGAAATACCGAAAAGCGGTGACTTACATTTCAGGGATCAGCGGCTTTATCATTCCGTCCATCCTGATCATGGTTCTCCCAATCACCCATGGTGGATTTATCTTTCAGGAGAACAACGTCTACTCATTAGATCTTGGGCTGGTCTTTACAAGTGCAAATGTCTATTCTTTTGTCGGCTTTGCCATTTTCAGCACCCTTTTTCTTTCCTCCTTGCTTTTAGCTGATTTCTCTAATGTAGCTGATGAAAATGAAGCTTACAGCATTTATAGAAGAGGGGCGCTCATTACGGGTCCACTTTCACTCATGATGGCCTTTTTTATCATGCTGACATTACGAAGCGAGGCCAATTGGCTGTTCACAAAAATGATGCAGCATGTCCCTATTCTTCTTGTATCTCTCCTCATGTTTCTGTTAGCAGGACTGGCTCTATTTTTACCAAACAGCCGGTTTAAGCATCGGAAAGGGAGACCACGCTTGGCTGTCATTGCGATTACCATTCAATATTTTTTAGCAAGTTATGTGTATGGGCGTGCCCATTTGCCTTACATGGCTTATCCAGATATTACAATCATGTCTGGATTTACAGACCCTGTCACATTTAGGGCATTATTTATCACCTATATTGTAGGTTTTATCATCTTGTTTCCCGGCTTCTATTTCTTCTGGAAATTATTTATGAAGGACAAGCGCTATATTCGCCAGGAAGATTAG
- a CDS encoding DUF1540 domain-containing protein: protein MSQKILCEVNNCSYWNAGNRCGADAIYVVSHTGKTAEKSEETDCKTFQPQDL from the coding sequence ATGAGTCAAAAAATCCTTTGTGAAGTCAATAACTGTTCCTATTGGAATGCTGGAAATCGCTGCGGTGCAGATGCAATCTATGTCGTCAGCCACACAGGAAAGACGGCTGAGAAAAGTGAAGAAACGGATTGTAAAACGTTTCAACCACAAGACCTTTAA